A region of Selenihalanaerobacter shriftii DNA encodes the following proteins:
- a CDS encoding nucleotidyltransferase family protein: MVKWDIEDLLVYAESSIERAIEAVDKGRRQIALVVDEEQHLLGTITDGDIRRAILNKLALTESVCQIMNTDYTWLPVTASKQIIEKTFKKNKMIHQIPLLDDDNRVVDLVLLDNIIGTEEKENYVILMAGGLGTRLRPLTDDIPKPMLTVGNKPILEIIIDQFKEYGYHNFLIAVNYKSEIIESYFGNGSKFGANIDYIRENKRLGTAGALKLAEDKLNGKPIFVMNGDILTEVNFRSFMAFHQNNKFDLTMATRKYEYQSPYGVVNIDEVKVRSLEEKPSYYYFINAGIYCLNPEMIKYIPKNDFFDITDVINSALNDSNNVGSFPIREYWIDIGQKKDYYQANEDYNLNY; the protein is encoded by the coding sequence ATGGTTAAATGGGATATAGAAGATTTATTAGTCTATGCTGAAAGCAGTATTGAAAGAGCTATAGAAGCAGTAGATAAAGGGCGGAGGCAGATAGCTTTAGTAGTAGATGAAGAACAACACCTTTTAGGTACAATTACTGACGGAGATATTCGAAGAGCAATATTGAATAAATTAGCTTTAACAGAATCAGTCTGTCAAATAATGAATACAGATTATACTTGGTTGCCAGTAACTGCTTCTAAGCAGATAATAGAAAAGACCTTTAAAAAGAATAAAATGATTCATCAAATTCCATTATTAGATGATGATAATAGAGTTGTTGATTTAGTTCTATTAGATAATATTATTGGAACAGAAGAGAAAGAAAATTATGTTATTCTAATGGCTGGCGGCCTAGGGACAAGATTAAGACCTTTAACCGATGATATTCCTAAACCAATGTTGACTGTAGGTAATAAGCCAATTTTAGAAATAATTATTGATCAATTTAAAGAATATGGTTACCACAATTTTTTAATTGCCGTTAATTATAAGAGCGAGATAATTGAGAGTTATTTTGGGAATGGGAGCAAATTTGGAGCAAATATTGATTATATTAGAGAAAACAAAAGGTTAGGAACAGCAGGGGCTTTAAAGTTGGCTGAGGATAAATTAAATGGGAAACCTATTTTTGTAATGAATGGTGACATTTTAACAGAAGTGAATTTTAGAAGTTTTATGGCATTTCATCAGAACAATAAATTTGATTTAACAATGGCAACTAGAAAATATGAATATCAATCACCTTATGGGGTAGTAAATATAGACGAAGTAAAGGTTAGAAGCTTAGAAGAAAAGCCTAGTTATTATTACTTTATCAACGCTGGGATTTATTGTTTAAATCCAGAGATGATAAAATATATTCCTAAAAATGATTTTTTTGATATTACTGACGTTATTAACTCAGCTTTAAATGACAGTAACAATGTAGGAAGTTTCCCTATCAGGGAATACTGGATAGATATTGGACAGAAAAAAGATTATTATCAAGCTAATGAAGATTATAATTTGAATTATTAA
- a CDS encoding putative motility protein gives MNISSAMQSQITSVRQALGMATLQKAMSQDGPTVSKLIEGMEETTKEIKRAAQPHLGNNIDIRA, from the coding sequence TTGAATATATCTTCTGCAATGCAAAGTCAAATAACAAGTGTGAGACAAGCTCTTGGTATGGCTACTCTTCAGAAAGCCATGAGTCAAGATGGCCCTACAGTTAGCAAACTAATAGAAGGTATGGAAGAGACTACTAAGGAAATCAAAAGAGCTGCTCAACCTCATTTAGGTAATAATATAGATATTAGAGCTTAG
- a CDS encoding flagellar protein FlaG, with the protein MKISEVNGSQSADTVSSQTSQAQDAKKTSKTNQTTGNNPNTEKLEKKDPNKKDIKEGVDKLNEAVQTFHEELEFKLHKKSKRMMVKIVNTQNHEVIKEIPPKETLDMLGKIKEMVGLIIDKKI; encoded by the coding sequence ATGAAAATTTCTGAGGTTAATGGAAGTCAGTCAGCAGATACAGTGTCTTCTCAAACTAGTCAAGCTCAAGATGCCAAAAAGACAAGTAAAACTAATCAGACTACTGGTAATAATCCTAATACAGAAAAATTAGAAAAAAAAGACCCTAATAAAAAAGATATAAAAGAAGGAGTAGATAAACTTAACGAAGCTGTCCAAACCTTTCATGAAGAATTAGAATTTAAACTACATAAAAAGTCTAAAAGAATGATGGTTAAAATAGTAAATACACAAAATCATGAAGTAATTAAAGAAATCCCTCCAAAAGAAACATTAGATATGCTAGGCAAGATCAAAGAAATGGTTGGCTTAATTATAGATAAAAAGATATAA